From Deltaproteobacteria bacterium, a single genomic window includes:
- a CDS encoding extracellular solute-binding protein — MANSGRLRLLIGSFLFASWLGDATAAVPAANWQSEWEATVEAAKKEGQVSVYLKAGYDLVFGAFQKKYPEIKVNSVAGQAVDITNRLIAERRAEKYLADVFTLGVRSAQSLLKANALEPIRPYFILPEVLDESKWYEGHVYSDPGNTHIFRYLSVAEQQVGLNTNLIKEPRREFKSFWDLLNPKWKGKIVARDIRTPGPGSGNVLFWYHNPQLGPTFLKRLFGETDITTTRYSRQATDWLAQGKFAICLFCSEDVDIGQRQGLPIASPEIDWKEGTALLSQAGNTTVLKNAPHPNAAKVFLNWFLSREGQLELQRVLAKVQPAESRRNDISKDDVPSDVRRKSGEKYMDLDSRPEWSDIEPVRKLLNEILKAEKK, encoded by the coding sequence ATGGCTAACTCCGGTCGTCTTAGGTTGCTAATCGGCTCTTTCCTGTTCGCGTCATGGCTCGGTGATGCGACGGCGGCGGTTCCCGCGGCCAATTGGCAGAGCGAGTGGGAAGCCACCGTTGAGGCGGCGAAGAAGGAAGGCCAGGTCTCCGTCTATCTCAAAGCCGGGTACGATCTCGTCTTCGGGGCGTTTCAAAAGAAATATCCCGAGATCAAGGTCAACTCCGTCGCGGGACAAGCAGTCGACATCACCAACCGACTGATCGCCGAGCGCCGCGCCGAAAAATATCTCGCCGATGTGTTTACTCTCGGTGTGCGCTCGGCGCAGTCATTGCTGAAGGCCAACGCGCTGGAGCCCATTCGCCCCTACTTCATACTCCCTGAGGTCCTCGATGAATCGAAATGGTACGAGGGCCATGTCTACTCCGACCCTGGCAATACTCACATTTTTCGCTACCTGAGCGTCGCCGAGCAGCAAGTCGGCCTGAACACAAATCTGATCAAGGAGCCGCGCAGAGAATTTAAGTCTTTTTGGGATTTGCTCAACCCAAAATGGAAAGGAAAAATCGTCGCCCGCGACATCCGCACCCCTGGCCCGGGAAGTGGCAACGTGCTCTTCTGGTACCACAACCCGCAACTGGGGCCGACGTTTCTCAAGCGCCTGTTTGGCGAAACCGACATTACGACGACCCGTTACTCCCGCCAAGCCACCGACTGGCTTGCCCAAGGCAAGTTTGCGATCTGTTTGTTCTGCAGCGAAGACGTCGATATCGGCCAGAGGCAGGGCTTGCCGATCGCCTCGCCAGAAATTGATTGGAAGGAAGGCACAGCGCTACTCTCTCAGGCCGGGAATACCACCGTCCTGAAAAATGCCCCACACCCCAATGCGGCGAAAGTATTCCTAAACTGGTTTCTCTCGCGCGAAGGCCAGCTCGAATTGCAACGAGTTCTGGCTAAGGTCCAACCTGCCGAATCGCGCAGGAATGATATTTCCAAAGACGATGTCCCGTCCGATGTCCGGCGCAAATCGGGCGAAAAATATATGGACCTCGACAGCCGTCCCGAGTGGAGCGATATAGAACCGGTGCGCAAACTGCTGAATGAGATTCTAAAAGCGGAAAAGAAGTGA
- a CDS encoding ribbon-helix-helix protein, CopG family, translating into MLISGSASICMVAYIQQGGSLPMKRTTVFADDEVMKKLQEMAKRENCTVSEITRKALNDFVSRRGRKKSRLSLIGIGRSGRKDVAEKNEKLLARGFGR; encoded by the coding sequence ATGCTCATCAGTGGCAGCGCAAGCATATGTATGGTAGCATACATACAGCAAGGAGGATCATTGCCGATGAAGCGCACCACCGTATTCGCGGATGATGAGGTGATGAAAAAACTTCAAGAAATGGCCAAGCGGGAGAATTGCACGGTTTCGGAAATCACCCGCAAAGCATTGAACGATTTTGTTTCCCGGCGGGGACGCAAGAAATCGCGCCTGTCCTTGATTGGAATTGGCCGGAGCGGCCGGAAAGACGTGGCAGAGAAGAACGAGAAATTGTTGGCTAGGGGATTCGGCCGCTGA